A single Triticum dicoccoides isolate Atlit2015 ecotype Zavitan chromosome 2A, WEW_v2.0, whole genome shotgun sequence DNA region contains:
- the LOC119359292 gene encoding protein TsetseEP-like, with protein sequence MWSLGRTSLCFHLVLLLLLAVVTADDPSLADGGKLIDPKPSPKPTPKPSPQPNPKMPHPNPNTNPKPTTPVKPEPNPTPDPDAKPQPKPMPQPDPKPTPEEPKPKPQPGSLPVYSLDDISSDRTNPKPDPQPNPNPKPDPHLNPKPTPKPTPNPRPNPNPQPGPSKPKPPVYARRAGSHKPLN encoded by the coding sequence ATGTGGTCTCTCGGCCGCACTTCGCTGTGCTTTCACCTGGTCCTGCTTCTCCTCCTTGCCGTGGTCACGGCGGATGATCCTAGCCTCGCCGATGGAGGAAAGCTCATTGACCCCAAGCCTTCCCCGAAACCCACTCCAAAACCGTCGCCCCAACCCAACCCTAAAATGCCGCACCCGAACCCAAACACAAACCCAAAGCCCACGACTCCTGTAAAGCCGGAACCCAACCCAACTCCGGACCCAGATGCCAAACCACAACCAAAGCCAATGCCTCAACCGGACCCGAAGCCAACTCCTGAAGAGCCAAAGCCTAAACCTCAGCCAGGGTCATTGCCGGTGTATTCACTAGACGACATTAGTTCCGACAGGACGAACCCAAAGCCCGACCCGCAGCCTAACCCTAACCCAAAGCCTGATCCACACCTGAACCCCAAACCGACCCCCAAGCCAACACCAAACCCGCGGCCAAACCCCAACCCCCAGCCGGGACCGTCGAAGCCGAAGCCGCCGGTGTACGCACGTCGCGCTGGCTCCCACAAGCCCCTCAACTGA